Genomic window (Nymphaea colorata isolate Beijing-Zhang1983 chromosome 1, ASM883128v2, whole genome shotgun sequence):
CTCTTCCTTAGCTTCTCCCCCACCTCCCCATCCATCAGCACCCTCACCGCCTGACCCACCTCCTCTCTCAGCACCAGCCCCTTCTCATAACTCACACCCACTGCTACTCCCATCTCCTCCACCAACATCCGTGAGTTCATTCTCTGCTCTGCATACAGCGGCCACGCGATCATGGGCACCCCGCGTGCGATGCTCTCCAGTGTCGAGTTCCAGCCACAGTGTGAGAGGAACCCTCCAATGGCTTCATGGCTCAACACCTTCACCTGCGGCGCCCATTCCGGCAGCACCATCCCCACGTCCGCCGTCCTCTTCACGAACCCTTCTGGAAGAAAGCTCGTTACGTCGTCCTCTTTGTTTCTCGCCGTGCCGAAGAAGGCAGCATCGGCGACGCTGTACGGCTTCCTCGCCACCCAGAGGAATCGATGCCCGCTCCGTTCTAGCCCCCAAGCGAGCTCTGTTAACTGCTTCTGCATCAATGTTCCCCCACTCCCCAAGCACACGAACAAAACAGAGCCTCGTGGCTGCTGGTCCAACCATTTCAAGCAATTATCTTGACCGATCTCCTCTTTCTCGCTTTCATCGACCATCTTCACGAGGGGGCCAACAGGGTAGAGGGGTGGAATGTTGTCACCATTTTCGCGACCCTGCATTGGTGCCCTGATTGCATTGGGCTCAAGCTCGGCGACGGTGTTGATCATGATACCGGTTGCCTCCCTGTATCTACGGCAATGGTGAAGGTACCACCAGTAGTCAACATCCTGACGGACGGTCTAGCATCGGGTCTACCAGCTCTGTGCCTCGGAAGGGCAGACAGCCGGGGAGCTTCACCTCGTCCTTCAGGTGCTTGTACTCTCCTACGATATCCTCGTGAAGGATGGGCGTGTGTAGAAAGAGAGACAGCGCCGTGGCGTTCGAGGTGAAGAGGATGTAGGCGGGGATCTCAAGCTCTGCGGCGACATCGAGTAGGTCTGTGCAGAAGACGTCGAGTATGAAGGCTGTAATTGGCTGGATCTTGGGGAGGAGGTCCCGCAGGCGTTGGACGGAGCGCCTCATGATGGTTGAGATGGCGGTGAGCACCTTTCCGTTGGTGGGGAGGTCGGAAGTGTCGACGGCAGGGAGGGAGATACAGTTGATATTGTTGGAAAGCTCGGACAGGTTGGTGATGGAAGAAGCGGGGAACTGGCCGGAGACCGTGAAGAAGGAAACGGTGAGAGAGTGGCAAGAGAGAAGGGTTTTAGCGAGCTCTATCATGGGGTTGAGATGACCGATGCCGGCGCTCGGGACCATGACGACGTGGGGCTCCTCCCTGTTGTGTAGGATCTTCATGCTTTGGGTGGGTGGAGACGAAACCTGACTGTCTCGAAGTGCGCAACTTTGGCAGAAGAAAGGGTCGCGAACTCTCTCCTTTATTAGGTGCTTGGGGCAGCAAGATTTCGAATTCGGCATGACATGCTATCGTTTTGTAGTGTGGCGCCAAGTAATCGGCGCTGTTCTTTATTTGGCGACGGGTGGATGTGTGATCCTGCTGAGTGTTGAAAAGCCAACCCCCTTCATGGTTGTGAAACATCTGGAAGGGTCGTCCACCACATATTGCATTCTCCTCCTTTTGCTTCTCATACTTTTagacgtaaaaaaaaaaaatcacattataAAGTTCTAAGATAGAATTGCCAATTATATTATATTGAACAATTCCATCCATGTTGCGCTAATCTCTCAGTTGAACAAGTTTAAAGTTAGAACCTTCTACTGTATTAATAAGATTATTTAAAGTTCGAAGGTCCAACCCTTCGGGGTCTATACATTTCTAGTAGTTGATAGAGAAGTTTTTGCCGATTAATTTTTAGATCACAGGTATGACTGTCgtgttccttttgtttttttaaccgATTAATTTGACTGTGACAAGGGGTTTG
Coding sequences:
- the LOC116268337 gene encoding UDP-glycosyltransferase 72B1-like, with product MINTVAELEPNAIRAPMQGRENGDNIPPLYPVGPLVKMVDESEKEEIGQDNCLKWLDQQPRGSVLFVCLGSGGTLMQKQLTELAWGLERSGHRFLWVARKPYSVADAAFFGTARNKEDDVTSFLPEGFVKRTADVGMVLPEWAPQVKVLSHEAIGGFLSHCGWNSTLESIARGVPMIAWPLYAEQRMNSRMLVEEMGVAVGVSYEKGLVLREEVGQAVRVLMDGEVGEKLRKRASELSKVVAKALAGKGLSHQRIAQLVDSWSKGKVANV
- the LOC126409720 gene encoding UDP-glycosyltransferase 72B3-like — protein: MPNSKSCCPKHLIKERVRDPFFCQSCALRDSQVSSPPTQSMKILHNREEPHVVMVPSAGIGHLNPMIELAKTLLSCHSLTVSFFTVSGQFPASSITNLSELSNNINCISLPAVDTSDLPTNGKVLTAISTIMRRSVQRLRDLLPKIQPITAFILDVFCTDLLDVAAELEIPAYILFTSNATALSLFLHTPILHEDIVGEYKHLKDEVKLPGCLPFRGTELVDPMLDRPSGC